One window from the genome of Paraclostridium sordellii encodes:
- a CDS encoding alanyl-tRNA editing protein produces the protein MEKLYYKDQYIKEFTAEIVDIKEKDSKFYVELDKTAFFPGGGGQFCDTGKIDNHDVIDVCEENGTIYHITTTKPIKIHKVKCLIDWEKREDGMNQHFGQHVLSGCFFKLFNANTVGFHLGREFSTVDINGFLTEEQIRKAEEYANEIIKNDIEVEFLTPERKQLKKLGLRRDLPNTNEQIRVVKIGDLDINACCGVHPKSTLSLRMIKIKKYEKCRNATRIEFLAGKRAVDDSLKNDRYLIEICRYLSSTEKEAISGIKSLHNKLEEIMHTNKKLEEKISKYQIKEMIEEADKIGEISLIKKIYENENVKYISKMASKLVELDNVVALIALKNDDKSNFVFASSKNISNLNMSELIKDAITLVDGRGGGSQFLAQGGGKDNGNIESLLNYAQMKIERTLNK, from the coding sequence ATGGAAAAGCTATATTACAAAGATCAATATATAAAAGAATTTACTGCAGAAATAGTAGATATAAAAGAAAAAGATTCAAAGTTTTATGTAGAGTTAGATAAAACAGCATTTTTTCCAGGAGGAGGAGGTCAGTTTTGTGATACTGGAAAAATAGATAATCACGATGTTATAGATGTTTGTGAGGAAAATGGAACTATATATCATATAACAACTACAAAACCTATAAAAATACATAAAGTCAAGTGTTTAATAGATTGGGAAAAAAGAGAAGATGGAATGAATCAACATTTTGGACAACATGTACTTTCAGGTTGCTTTTTTAAACTATTTAATGCAAATACTGTAGGTTTTCATTTAGGAAGAGAGTTCAGTACAGTAGATATAAACGGATTTCTTACAGAAGAACAAATAAGAAAAGCTGAAGAATATGCAAATGAGATTATAAAAAATGATATAGAAGTTGAATTTTTAACTCCAGAGAGAAAACAACTTAAAAAATTAGGTCTAAGAAGAGATTTACCTAATACAAATGAACAAATAAGAGTTGTAAAAATAGGTGATTTAGATATAAATGCATGTTGTGGAGTTCATCCAAAATCAACTTTATCTCTTAGAATGATAAAAATTAAAAAATATGAAAAATGTAGAAATGCAACAAGAATAGAATTTTTAGCAGGAAAAAGAGCAGTTGATGATAGCTTAAAAAATGACAGATACTTAATTGAAATTTGCAGATATTTAAGTTCTACTGAAAAAGAAGCTATAAGTGGAATAAAAAGTTTACATAATAAATTAGAAGAAATAATGCATACAAATAAAAAATTAGAAGAAAAAATATCAAAATATCAGATAAAAGAAATGATAGAAGAAGCTGATAAAATAGGAGAAATATCATTAATTAAGAAAATATATGAAAATGAAAATGTAAAATATATTTCAAAAATGGCTTCTAAGCTAGTAGAATTAGATAATGTAGTAGCATTAATAGCATTAAAAAATGATGATAAGTCAAATTTTGTATTTGCATCATCAAAAAATATTAGTAATTTAAATATGAGTGAACTTATAAAAGATGCTATAACTTTAGTAGATGGACGCGGCGGAGGAAGTCAATTTTTAGCACAAGGTGGAGGAAAAGATAATGGCAACATTGAATCCTTGTTAAACTATGCACAAATGAAAATTGAAAGAACTTTAAATAAATAA
- a CDS encoding Crp/Fnr family transcriptional regulator: MFRNLTKQEILNLFNGAKYIVKKFDKEDIIALEGHSCTSIGLILDGGVDIKRILPGDKVILISSFTRGNLFGEVITFSDVNVYPATVISNSKSEIMFINKYDFIDFCSNNKDVLVSFLNDITNKIIELNKAVKNVSFVSIRQKITSFLLDEYDLQKTKFIKMPKTKTKLAENLGVPRPSLSREFINMKNDNLIDYTNDYVKLLDIQKLRNILIE; the protein is encoded by the coding sequence ATGTTTAGAAATTTGACAAAACAAGAAATTTTAAATTTATTTAATGGTGCTAAATACATAGTAAAAAAATTTGATAAGGAAGATATTATAGCTCTTGAAGGTCATTCGTGTACTTCTATAGGGTTAATTCTTGATGGAGGTGTAGATATTAAAAGAATTTTACCTGGTGATAAAGTTATTTTAATATCATCGTTTACTAGAGGAAACTTATTTGGAGAAGTTATTACATTTTCTGATGTAAATGTATATCCGGCTACTGTTATTTCAAACTCAAAGAGCGAAATTATGTTCATAAATAAATATGATTTTATAGATTTTTGCTCTAATAATAAAGATGTTTTAGTTTCCTTTTTAAATGATATAACAAATAAGATTATTGAACTTAACAAAGCTGTAAAAAATGTATCTTTTGTTAGTATTAGACAAAAAATCACAAGTTTCTTGCTAGATGAGTACGACTTACAAAAAACAAAATTTATAAAAATGCCTAAAACTAAAACAAAATTAGCAGAAAACCTAGGTGTTCCTAGACCCTCTTTATCTAGAGAATTTATTAATATGAAAAATGATAACTTAATTGACTACACTAATGATTATGTTAAATTACTAGATATTCAAAAGCTTAGAAATATTTTAATAGAGTAG
- a CDS encoding acyl-CoA mutase large subunit family protein yields the protein MTNNKEQIQSGFSKWEESKVNKSISRFPERKEKFEFDTGQEMKRLYTPLDVELDYENDLGYPGQYPFTRGVQPTMYRGKFWTMRMYAGFATAEESNKRYKYLIDQGSMGLSVAFDLPTQMGYDSDDSIAEGEVGKVGVCIDSLADMEILFDGIPLDKVSTSMTINAPASVLLAMYIAVAEKQGVSPDKLRGTIQNDILKEYVARGTYIFPVKPSMRLITDIFEYCSKEVPKWNTISISGYHIREAGANAVQEVAFTLADGIAYVNAAIEAGLNVDDFAPRLSFFFNAHNNLLEEVSKFRAARRIWAKVMKERFKATNPKSWALKFHTQTAGCTLTAQQPENNIVRVAIQTLAAVLGGTQSLHTNSKDEALALPTEDSVRVALRTQQIVAHESGVADSIDPLAGSYYVESLTNQIEEEAIRLIEKIDELGGAPQAIEKGFIQQEIMDSAYRYQREIEDKDRIIVGVNKFQIEEEAPKGLLKVDPMVGERQKEKINELKSIRDNEKVKTSLEALRKACNSNENLMPYILDAVREYATLGEVCGVMREEFGEYKQTVMI from the coding sequence ATGACAAATAACAAAGAGCAAATTCAATCTGGATTTTCAAAGTGGGAAGAAAGTAAAGTGAACAAATCTATTTCAAGGTTTCCAGAAAGAAAAGAAAAATTTGAATTTGACACAGGTCAAGAAATGAAAAGGTTATATACACCATTAGATGTTGAACTTGATTATGAAAATGATTTAGGTTATCCAGGACAATATCCTTTTACAAGAGGTGTTCAGCCTACTATGTATAGAGGAAAATTTTGGACTATGAGGATGTATGCAGGTTTTGCAACAGCTGAAGAGTCAAACAAAAGATATAAATATTTAATAGATCAAGGTTCCATGGGGCTTTCTGTTGCATTTGACCTTCCAACTCAAATGGGATATGACTCGGATGATTCAATAGCAGAAGGAGAAGTAGGTAAGGTTGGAGTTTGTATAGATTCCTTAGCGGATATGGAAATATTATTTGATGGAATACCATTAGATAAAGTATCCACATCAATGACTATAAATGCACCAGCATCTGTACTTTTAGCAATGTATATAGCTGTTGCAGAAAAACAGGGTGTATCACCTGATAAATTAAGAGGGACTATACAAAATGATATATTAAAAGAATACGTAGCAAGAGGAACATACATATTTCCAGTAAAACCATCCATGAGATTAATTACTGATATATTTGAATATTGTTCAAAAGAAGTTCCTAAATGGAACACTATAAGTATATCAGGTTACCATATAAGAGAAGCAGGAGCTAATGCTGTTCAAGAAGTTGCATTTACATTAGCAGATGGAATAGCTTATGTTAATGCTGCAATAGAAGCAGGATTAAATGTTGATGATTTTGCACCAAGACTATCGTTTTTCTTTAATGCGCATAATAACTTACTAGAAGAGGTTTCAAAGTTTAGAGCAGCAAGAAGAATATGGGCAAAAGTTATGAAAGAAAGATTTAAAGCAACTAATCCAAAGTCATGGGCTCTTAAATTCCATACTCAAACAGCAGGTTGTACATTGACAGCTCAACAACCCGAAAATAATATCGTCAGAGTCGCAATTCAAACACTAGCAGCAGTACTTGGAGGTACTCAATCACTACACACAAATTCAAAAGACGAAGCACTAGCACTTCCAACAGAAGATTCAGTAAGAGTAGCACTTAGAACACAACAAATAGTAGCACACGAAAGTGGTGTTGCAGATAGTATAGATCCATTAGCAGGTTCTTATTATGTAGAAAGTTTAACTAATCAAATAGAAGAAGAAGCTATAAGATTAATAGAAAAAATAGATGAATTAGGTGGTGCACCACAAGCTATAGAAAAAGGATTTATACAACAAGAAATAATGGATAGTGCATATAGATATCAAAGAGAAATTGAAGATAAAGATAGAATAATTGTTGGGGTTAATAAATTCCAAATAGAAGAAGAAGCTCCAAAAGGATTATTAAAAGTTGATCCTATGGTTGGAGAAAGACAAAAAGAAAAGATAAATGAGTTAAAATCAATAAGAGATAATGAAAAAGTAAAAACATCTCTTGAAGCTTTAAGAAAAGCTTGTAATTCTAATGAAAATCTAATGCCATATATACTAGATGCAGTTAGAGAATATGCTACATTAGGAGAAGTATGTGGAGTTATGAGAGAAGAATTTGGAGAATATAAACAAACAGTTATGATATAG
- a CDS encoding cobalamin B12-binding domain-containing protein, whose amino-acid sequence MRPIRVLVAKPGLDGHDRGAKVIARALRDAGMEVIYTGLRQTPEQIVAAAIQEDVDVVAMSILSGAHNHLLPKVVELLKEEEAEDILVIGGGVIPEDDIPYLKEKGIAEIFTPGTPTSVTIDFIRENLKRALA is encoded by the coding sequence ATGAGACCAATAAGAGTATTAGTTGCTAAACCGGGGTTAGATGGACATGATAGAGGTGCAAAAGTAATAGCTAGAGCATTAAGAGATGCAGGTATGGAGGTTATATATACAGGACTTCGTCAAACTCCAGAACAAATAGTAGCAGCGGCTATACAAGAAGATGTTGATGTTGTTGCAATGAGCATTTTGTCAGGAGCTCATAATCACTTATTACCAAAAGTTGTAGAGTTATTAAAAGAAGAAGAAGCGGAAGATATTTTAGTTATAGGCGGAGGTGTAATACCAGAAGACGATATACCTTATTTAAAAGAAAAAGGGATTGCTGAAATATTTACACCAGGAACTCCAACATCAGTAACTATAGATTTTATAAGAGAAAATCTTAAAAGAGCCTTAGCTTAA